A single region of the Acidobacteriota bacterium genome encodes:
- a CDS encoding fumarylacetoacetate hydrolase family protein — translation MKIVRYQEENRAHYGVLEEGGLIRRLEGTPYESPAPDGTATRLDSVRILSPVPAPRIFGLGLNYADHAAEGGKEHPPQPMLFMKPSTAAIGPEEPIIYPAAGGDLEVHFEAELVAVIGRKARRVGVSEALDHVLGYTCGNDVSERVIQRAEMKEGCLLMGKGYDTFCPLGPAIVTGLDPTDLLLVARVNGRERQRTSTSDLIYPVAEIVSYMSQAMTLLPGDVILTGTPSGVGPVYPGDRVEIEVPQVGVLSNPVVAEGSNRS, via the coding sequence ATGAAGATCGTTCGTTATCAGGAAGAGAATCGGGCCCACTACGGAGTCCTGGAAGAGGGGGGACTGATCCGGCGTCTGGAAGGGACGCCATACGAGAGCCCGGCTCCGGACGGGACGGCCACGCGGTTGGATTCGGTGCGGATTCTCTCGCCCGTGCCCGCGCCCAGGATTTTCGGCCTGGGCCTGAACTATGCCGACCACGCGGCCGAAGGGGGGAAGGAGCATCCGCCTCAGCCCATGCTCTTCATGAAGCCCTCCACGGCCGCCATCGGGCCGGAGGAACCCATCATCTATCCGGCAGCCGGCGGGGACCTGGAAGTCCACTTCGAGGCGGAGTTGGTCGCGGTCATCGGACGGAAAGCGCGCAGGGTCGGCGTCAGCGAGGCCCTGGACCATGTCCTCGGCTACACTTGCGGCAACGACGTGAGCGAGCGGGTCATTCAGAGAGCCGAGATGAAGGAGGGATGTCTTCTCATGGGCAAGGGATACGATACCTTCTGCCCGCTGGGGCCCGCCATCGTCACGGGGCTCGACCCCACCGACCTGCTGCTCGTGGCCCGCGTCAACGGCCGGGAACGGCAACGCACCAGTACCTCGGACCTCATCTATCCCGTCGCCGAGATCGTCTCCTACATGAGCCAGGCCATGACCCTGCTCCCGGGGGACGTGATCCTGACCGGGACGCCCTCGGGAGTGGGGCCCGTCTACCCCGGAGACCGGGTGGAGATCGAGGTCCCTCAGGTGGGCGTCCTGTCCAATCCGGTGGTGGCAGAAGGGAGCAACCGATCGTGA
- a CDS encoding PmoA family protein — MESFSILEDRVDLARGAWAASHRLAVRWRGRRILALSQGPCRSYLYPVFTPAGFGVTSESPADHPHHNSIWVALDRVRCLFPYSSDETEEGTYNFYVNGTFQGRAPGRILTTGIETEELAPDHLRIELNLEWRGPEEWAAPDGRVLLNETRTLDVRPGRRVNLIDVRSRLQAGRWALELGPTRHGLFGVRLIEALTVTHGGTLLDSAGREGGREISGENAVWVDGSGTLGRGVRAGVALFPHSCTAGHPWYVTDWGTLTINPMARRTWSLEPEQGVEFGLRIAVHDGDAHEAGVGELYRAFQEGIEGEIR; from the coding sequence GTGGAATCTTTCTCAATTCTGGAAGACCGGGTCGACTTGGCCCGGGGGGCCTGGGCGGCGTCGCATCGCCTCGCGGTCCGCTGGCGCGGCCGGCGCATCCTGGCGCTGAGCCAGGGACCCTGCCGGTCCTACCTCTACCCGGTGTTCACCCCGGCCGGCTTCGGCGTCACCTCCGAGAGTCCGGCGGATCACCCCCACCACAACTCCATCTGGGTCGCTCTGGACCGGGTCCGGTGCCTCTTTCCCTATTCCTCCGATGAGACCGAGGAGGGGACCTACAACTTCTACGTAAACGGGACCTTTCAGGGCCGGGCGCCGGGACGGATCCTGACCACCGGGATCGAGACCGAAGAACTGGCTCCGGACCATTTGAGAATCGAGTTGAACCTCGAGTGGCGCGGTCCGGAGGAATGGGCCGCACCTGATGGACGGGTCCTCCTGAACGAGACACGGACGCTGGACGTTCGTCCCGGGCGGCGGGTGAACCTGATCGATGTCCGCTCCCGTCTTCAGGCCGGCCGGTGGGCGCTGGAACTGGGGCCGACCCGCCATGGACTCTTCGGAGTGCGCCTGATCGAGGCCCTGACCGTCACCCATGGGGGCACGCTTCTGGACTCGGCGGGCCGGGAGGGAGGCCGGGAGATCAGCGGCGAGAATGCCGTTTGGGTGGACGGTTCCGGGACCCTGGGACGGGGGGTCCGTGCCGGCGTGGCCCTGTTCCCCCACTCCTGCACGGCGGGCCACCCCTGGTACGTAACCGATTGGGGAACCCTGACCATCAACCCCATGGCCCGCCGGACGTGGTCCCTGGAACCGGAACAAGGCGTTGAGTTCGGACTTCGGATCGCGGTCCACGACGGCGATGCACACGAGGCCGGGGTCGGAGAGCTCTACCGGGCGTTTCAGGAAGGAATCGAAGGGGAAATCCGATGA
- a CDS encoding divalent metal cation transporter, giving the protein MTETRSDVQGDRRMLREARAQGRGPLLKTYFRLSGPGWLQSALTLGGGSLASGLYLGTLSGFALLWLQPVAMILGIVMLSAISYVTLSTGERPFQAINRHVSPLLGWAWAIASLMANMVWSLPQYSLATSAVQQNLLPDLLGADGLTGDLGGKVVICGAILAVTISITWLYGNGGWGVKLYEGTLKVVVALIVLCFFGVVVKMTLSPGALNWGAVVSGFVPDLSVLMHPAATYTPFLEAVGETSREFWSGKILGMQRDVMISASATAVGINMTFLLGYSLLSRGWNREFRGLAIFDLSTGMLIPFLLATSCVVIASASQFHTRPAAGLVSEAEGPAPPAKLVAGYQGLLRERIAATNPELSPEERSRAAEQLPQTDKELAAMLVKRDAFNLAESLEPLTGSLFARVVFGIGVVGMALSSIAILMLISGFVVCEMLGLEPKGRAYRLGSLAAVVGVLGPFVWKDAQFWLAVPTSVFGMALLPIAYISFFLLMNQRKLLGQNLPRGGKRVAWNVMMALATGFATLGCAYSIWSRIGVPGLVAAAAFVLLAVLFRFRRKGGKA; this is encoded by the coding sequence ATGACCGAGACGAGATCGGATGTCCAAGGCGACCGCCGGATGCTGCGGGAGGCCCGCGCCCAGGGACGCGGCCCACTACTGAAGACCTACTTCCGGCTCTCGGGGCCGGGCTGGCTCCAGAGCGCCCTCACCCTGGGAGGCGGATCGCTGGCCAGCGGCCTCTACCTGGGGACCCTCTCCGGGTTCGCCCTCCTCTGGCTCCAACCGGTGGCCATGATCCTGGGCATCGTCATGCTGAGCGCCATCAGCTACGTCACCCTCTCCACCGGCGAGAGGCCGTTTCAGGCCATCAACCGGCACGTGAGCCCCTTGCTGGGATGGGCCTGGGCCATCGCCAGCCTCATGGCCAACATGGTCTGGTCCCTGCCCCAGTACAGCCTGGCCACCAGCGCCGTCCAGCAGAACCTGCTGCCGGACCTGCTGGGGGCCGACGGCCTCACCGGCGACCTGGGCGGCAAGGTCGTCATCTGCGGCGCCATCCTGGCGGTCACCATTTCCATCACCTGGCTCTACGGCAACGGCGGCTGGGGGGTGAAGCTGTACGAGGGCACGCTGAAAGTGGTGGTGGCTCTGATCGTCCTCTGCTTCTTCGGCGTCGTCGTGAAGATGACCCTCTCGCCGGGAGCCCTGAACTGGGGAGCCGTCGTCTCCGGATTCGTCCCCGACCTGAGCGTCCTGATGCACCCGGCCGCCACCTACACCCCCTTCCTGGAGGCGGTGGGCGAAACCTCGCGGGAGTTCTGGAGCGGCAAGATCCTGGGGATGCAACGCGACGTCATGATCAGCGCCAGCGCCACGGCGGTGGGAATCAACATGACCTTCCTGCTGGGTTATTCCCTGCTGTCGCGCGGCTGGAACCGGGAGTTCCGGGGCCTGGCCATCTTCGACCTGTCCACTGGGATGCTCATTCCCTTCCTGCTGGCCACCAGTTGCGTGGTCATCGCCTCGGCCAGCCAGTTCCACACGCGTCCCGCGGCCGGCCTGGTTTCAGAGGCGGAGGGGCCGGCGCCGCCCGCCAAGCTGGTGGCCGGCTACCAGGGATTGTTGAGAGAGCGGATCGCAGCCACGAATCCGGAGCTTTCTCCGGAAGAGCGGAGCCGTGCGGCGGAGCAGTTGCCGCAGACCGACAAGGAATTGGCCGCCATGCTGGTGAAGCGGGACGCCTTCAACCTGGCGGAGTCGCTGGAGCCGCTCACCGGCAGCCTGTTCGCCCGGGTGGTGTTCGGAATCGGCGTGGTGGGGATGGCACTCTCCAGCATCGCCATCCTGATGCTGATCTCGGGGTTCGTGGTCTGCGAGATGCTGGGACTGGAGCCCAAGGGGCGGGCCTACCGGCTGGGATCCCTGGCCGCCGTGGTCGGCGTCCTGGGTCCCTTCGTGTGGAAGGACGCCCAGTTCTGGCTGGCGGTCCCCACGTCGGTCTTCGGGATGGCGCTGCTGCCCATTGCCTACATCTCGTTCTTCCTGCTCATGAACCAGCGGAAGCTGCTGGGCCAAAATCTGCCCCGGGGGGGAAAACGCGTGGCGTGGAACGTAATGATGGCCCTGGCCACGGGGTTCGCCACGCTGGGCTGCGCCTACAGCATCTGGTCGCGGATCGGGGTGCCGGGGCTGGTGGCAGCAGCGGCGTTCGTGCTGCTGGCCGTGTTGTTCCGGTTTCGCCGGAAGGGCGGCAAGGCCTGA
- a CDS encoding transcriptional regulator gives MTSGLDRVVHEPARLRILMLLSAVEETDFKFLQSTLGLTNGNLSSHMNRLEKAGYVKILKGFVGKVTQTRYHLTRAGKRALDSYWKQIDEIRSLSVQVSR, from the coding sequence ATGACGAGCGGGCTCGACCGGGTTGTCCACGAGCCGGCCCGGCTCCGCATCCTGATGCTGCTATCTGCGGTCGAGGAGACCGATTTCAAGTTCTTGCAATCGACTCTGGGCCTGACCAACGGCAACCTGTCGTCTCACATGAATCGCTTGGAAAAGGCTGGTTACGTGAAGATTCTGAAGGGGTTTGTCGGAAAGGTAACCCAGACGCGGTACCACCTGACCAGAGCGGGGAAACGGGCTCTCGACAGCTACTGGAAGCAGATTGACGAGATTCGCTCACTCTCGGTTCAAGTGAGTCGATAG
- a CDS encoding IS1595 family transposase, which produces MKPLSIVQLLELVPDDAAAERLFAKSRWPDGPVCPHCDSKNVQTGAKHPSQPYRCRTCRKRFSVKTGTMMAESKLGYRVWVMAWHLILNHPKGVSSLQLAKDLGISRKTAWFLGHRIRETFSESPEAMTGTVEVDETYIGGLEKNKHWRKKQKKGRGTVGKFPVLGVRERETGRFAAKVSLNTTKTALEGFIGRRVARRSLVYTDDHGSYSGLVERYDHGIIRHSRKEYVRGDCHTNGIESLWATFKRAYKGTYHWMSLKHLQRYVDECTGRLNLRGLGTLEQLAAMVQAMEGKRLTFRELVDNG; this is translated from the coding sequence ATGAAGCCTCTCTCAATCGTCCAACTCCTCGAACTCGTCCCGGATGATGCCGCCGCAGAAAGGCTCTTTGCCAAGAGCCGCTGGCCGGACGGTCCGGTCTGTCCCCATTGCGACTCCAAGAACGTCCAGACCGGCGCGAAACATCCCTCCCAGCCCTACCGTTGCCGAACGTGCCGCAAGCGGTTCAGCGTCAAGACAGGCACGATGATGGCCGAATCCAAGCTCGGCTATCGAGTCTGGGTTATGGCTTGGCACCTCATCCTAAATCACCCCAAGGGCGTCTCCTCTCTCCAACTCGCCAAGGATCTCGGGATCAGTCGCAAGACCGCCTGGTTCCTGGGTCATCGCATCCGGGAGACGTTCAGCGAGTCACCAGAGGCCATGACGGGGACCGTGGAAGTGGATGAGACCTACATCGGCGGCCTGGAGAAGAACAAACACTGGAGGAAGAAACAGAAGAAAGGCCGCGGCACCGTCGGGAAGTTCCCGGTCCTCGGTGTCCGAGAGCGGGAGACAGGACGGTTTGCGGCCAAAGTCTCGCTGAACACCACCAAGACGGCGCTGGAGGGATTCATCGGGCGCCGAGTGGCGCGCCGGTCCCTGGTTTACACGGACGACCACGGCAGTTACAGTGGGCTGGTGGAACGCTACGATCACGGCATCATCCGCCACAGCCGGAAAGAGTACGTCCGTGGGGATTGCCACACCAACGGGATTGAGAGCCTGTGGGCCACGTTCAAGCGGGCCTACAAGGGCACCTATCACTGGATGAGCTTGAAGCACCTCCAACGCTACGTGGACGAATGCACGGGCCGGCTGAATCTGCGGGGCCTCGGCACCCTGGAGCAGCTCGCGGCGATGGTCCAGGCGATGGAGGGGAAACGGCTCACGTTTCGGGAACTGGTGGACAATGGCTAA